From Ipomoea triloba cultivar NCNSP0323 chromosome 5, ASM357664v1, the proteins below share one genomic window:
- the LOC116020407 gene encoding ADP-ribosylation factor-like — MQIRRLHFSFRLCFSRFRSLDPSFISFSQGTSGRKSNGVTFTKFFSKLFAKKEMHILMVGLDASGKTTILYKLKLGCWWPGQDPSMHYFQNKHGLIFVVDSNDRDRIVEARDELHLMLNGDELHDVVLLIFANKKDLPNAMNDAGLRGFTHIIKNPTRLTD, encoded by the coding sequence ATGCAGATTCGCAGGCTTCATTTCTCCTTTCGGCTCTGTTTCTCTCGTTTCCGCTCATTAGATCCCTCTTTCATAAGTTTCTCTCAGGGAACATCGGGAAGAAAGAGCAATGGAGTCACATTCACCAAGTTCTTCAGTAAGCTTTTTGCCAAGAAGGAGATGCATATCCTGATGGTTGGTCTTGATGCATCTGGTAAGACAACCATATTGTACAAGCTCAAGTTGGGATGTTGGTGGCCAGGACAAGATCCGTCCATGCACTATTTCCAGAACAAGCACGGTCTCATCTTTGTTGTTGATAGCAATGATAGAGATCGTATTGTGGAGGCAAGAGATGAATTGCACCTGATGTTGAATGGAGATGAGCTCCATGATGTTGTGCTGCTTATATTTGCTAACAAAAAAGATCTTCCAAATGCAATGAATGATGCTGGACTGCGCGGGTTTACCCATATTATTAAaaatccgacccgtctcacggattga